AAAAGCAGCCAAAGGTTTTTTTCCTCTGAATAATTTTTTAAATACTCTCCCGTTCCCATTTCCCAATAGAATGCTTGCATAATAGTTTCATTATTTAAAATATTACTAGGAGTTATATAGTCCTTAATCTGATGCTGATCGGTTATTAAAGAATTTCCGAGACACCCGGTAAAAATCATAACGGTTATTAAAAATATAGTTACATACAAAGAGAACTTTATCTTACTTTTCAAAACTTTTCTCTCCTTCCTGGACCCACTACAAATTCAAATACTTATTTTTTGAAAATTATCATTTATAAAGTCCCTCAACAAAATACATTTTACATAGAATTTCTCACAAAATTAAATATCTAAATTTATAAAAATATCTATTAATAAGAGTGGAAATGTTTTCTTACAGAAATTATATAATAAATGAAAGCCTTTCCACTAATCTAATTTTAGCCAAATATTTCTAAATAAGGCAAATTAGAAATGTTTATTAACGATTAAATTAAAAAATCTTAAAATTTCTTTATTTTTATAACTTTTTGATATAATTTGTAATAAAAAAATTTTCAAAATAACTTTCTCAAAAAGGGGATGAAATTCGGTATATGTTCAACATTGCTGTTATAGTAAACACTCTTGCTGTTTTAGTTGGAGGAAGTTTAGGTACCATTATAGGAAACAAATTACCAGAAAATTTTAGAATTATTTTATTTCATAGTGTTGGACTAACGACACTTTTGATAGGTATAGGAATGGGATTGGAAGCAAATAATTTAATAGTAGTTTTAGTTTCCTTAGCCTTAGGCAGTGTGGTTGGAGAACTACTAAAAATAGAAAACGGTCTTGGAAAATTAGCAAATATAGTAGAAAGATCCGAAGGAGAAACTCCTTTTGTGAAAGGATTTATAACAGCAACCGTTCTGTTTGTCATTGGTCCTATGACAATTATAGGGTGTTTAAATGCTGGATTAACAGGAGACAATTCTGTAATTTTTTTAAAATCGGTTTTAGATGGTATCTCTTCCATTGTTTTAGCTTCTGTTTACAGCGTGGGAGTGATTTTTTCAGCAGTTAGTGTTTTTCTAGTTCAAGGAGCTATTGTTAGTTTAGCTGGCCTGTTATCTTTTCTTTCTAATCCTTATTATCTTAACGATTTCACAGCTGTTGGCGGAGCAATGGTAATAGCCATTGGAATAAGATTATTGGAAATAAAAGATATAAAAGTTGGTAATTTTCTTCCTGCTTTAATTATTGTTGTGTTAATTAATTATATTCTAACCTTTTTTGCATTATAGATTAAATAAGGTCAACCACCCACCGCCTATAGAGGCGGGGTCTTGTAGAAATGCAAGCTCGGTTGATTAGCCTATGTCATTAGCTTTTGCTAATGATTAGTTATAGCAGAATATATAGTCACCGTGGGATGCTCCACAAGTCCCATGCTCTGAGGGTAATGGTTAAATATCTCTGAGGAGTAGGAGAAGTGCTGTTACCATTAAACCTGCTATAACATTGGCGATGTGCACCTACAGGCTTCGGCCTGACTTACCTTGATTGAGGTTTTTAATGTGGTGTAAAAGTCAATACCATAGTGTACAAAAAATGGAAAATAATAATGTACAAAAAATAGAATTAAGAATTAGAAACGTTTGAAAACAAATCCAGCTTTTCTTTTAATCTGTAAGATTCTCCTTTTATTGAAATCACATGTGAATGGTGTAAAAGTCTGTCTAAAATAGCTTG
The genomic region above belongs to Petrotoga sp. 9PWA.NaAc.5.4 and contains:
- a CDS encoding ATP-binding protein gives rise to the protein QAILDRLLHHSHVISIKGESYRLKEKLDLFSNVSNS
- a CDS encoding DUF554 domain-containing protein: MFNIAVIVNTLAVLVGGSLGTIIGNKLPENFRIILFHSVGLTTLLIGIGMGLEANNLIVVLVSLALGSVVGELLKIENGLGKLANIVERSEGETPFVKGFITATVLFVIGPMTIIGCLNAGLTGDNSVIFLKSVLDGISSIVLASVYSVGVIFSAVSVFLVQGAIVSLAGLLSFLSNPYYLNDFTAVGGAMVIAIGIRLLEIKDIKVGNFLPALIIVVLINYILTFFAL